CCACTTTTCGCTTCGCCCATTCTTTCTGTTATCTTCCAGGGATTTCTTTTGGACGGTCCTCTTGTTTAAGCTACCGTGTTTAGGCGGCTAAAGCTGAAACTCCTGGTCGCCAAAAACATCAGCGTGTCCTGTCTAACCTACATGGCGGCTGTCCCACTGGAAAGAGGAGACATTCAATGGAAGTGTTGGTCCAGTCCAGAGACTCCCAAACTCCCCTTCAAATGAcatcatgcatgtgtgtgggtgggtgtatgtgagagagacaaaaatgagagATCATTCCCTCCCGTGTCATGGTCTTTTCAGCTGCTTTGTTTCATAGTTGTCCATATTTCAAACTTTTCTTCGCTTTTTTCATTGTTGCACCTTTTTCAACAATAACAGCAATCACTTTTTAGTGACAATTTCACACTATAATCGATGAAAAATAACCTGTGTCTACTTGAAATGGCTCATAAGCCACATTTTAAAGCTCTAAAGCAGAGGTTTTCCACTGGGACTCTTTAGAGGCgtcgcagcagcttgagaaaaataaatgaaaacatggAGCCTTAAAACCTGCTatgcaatgttaaaaaaaacttaattgaTTCTTCAGTCTATGAGAAAACACGGACCccacaaaatattttgtcaTGGGGTAGGGCAGCTCCAGGGTTACCCTTTAATGTTTTCTAATGGGAGACTACTGTTCCACAATATGAAAACCTAAACAATACACATTAATTACTAAGAAGCAAATTTGCTTTATTGGCGTTTCCACTGCATATTAATGATCTTAAGTCTTGCAACGCACAAATTTGGACTGTAGCCAATAGTTAGCCTTGGTTTTAGTACCTTTAATGCGCAGAATGTATGAGGGTGACTACCCACATCCTTCaatttgaaaaagtttggacaaccctgcttaAATTGTGCTCCTGTACtttattgtgtgttttgtgctcCTGTGTGTACAAACGTTGTCTAAAGTTCAACTTGTCGAACAACTGCAGTGCCATCTAACGGTGAAGCAGTTTCATCGCTATCGTGAATAAGGCTCAATTAAAGTAAGTTATTATTCAATTGCCCTACAGGTTATCAAGAGATTACAATGTACAGGAGATggaagaataaataaatcaatattgaGTTTGGTCATGGAACTAAGGAATCACTACTAGTGTTCCTACACGGACATGTTCCCGGACTGCGCCACACTTGTTGACAACCACATGCTTCCGGTATATCGTGCGTTTACAGtttagcaatttttttttacagttgccCGCTGATACACACCATGTCTTCACCGGAGGTCGTCTTGGGTTTCCTGGAGGACGCAGAGTCTTGGAGGCTTCGCTCCCCGCAGTTCCCCAGTAAAGTCGGCGGGAAACCGGCGTGGCTTTGCCTACGAGACCTGCCCTCACTTTCCGGGCTGGAGTGTGAGACATGCCGCCTACCGATGGCCTTTCTGCTGCAGGTTAGTAGGGGTTCACATAGTGGTTTTAAGTGGCTAATTCTTATTTACTGTCCAATGGCAATGTTATGATTTTACAGAACTTCACAAAAATGTAGTGTAGgctattttttaatgacatcCTTATTTTGTTAGTTGCACAGCATCAGCATTCAGCAACAGTCGTTAGTGAAAACTGCCATCCAGTAACACAAAGTGTCGCTgcttttgttttcctcctctttccAGCTTActtatttgtgtgtatgtgcgcgcGTGTTATTGATGTGCGGATCTATATTGAAATATCGATACTCCCGATACcagctctaaaatcgattctcaagtcgaaatatcgatacttttgatacgtCAGtaatttgaggtaatgtttgtctgaaacgtttctgttgaaacgatgaccaATTGTAAATGCAGCCATATGTGAATTGTGTTTTCATTAatgtagtagttctgaagaattagtcatttattttaatggatttatttagttactttcttttttattgtttaaaatacaattttcacatattttatatgattttgacCTCTGTTTTCTTCTGTTGTAAATTAGCTTGGCCGTATTGTAAGGCActccgctacctcaatatacttaaTGGTTTAAAGAAGTAAATTACTTAAACTAATGATTTattgaatgaataaattaatgaaatgtcttgtattcctTATGCTataatatgaaatacactacttctTAAAATTTATCAGGCACGTTAGGCGAAATTGCAGAAAGTATCAGTATTGCCAATACCATCCTGagttttactcagtatcgaaatcagtggtatcactaGTGTGTGTAACCTACTGGGGTGACACGTTTCGACCAGTCACGTGCATCTTTAACAGGAGAAAAACACGACGGCTTGTTCACTTCAGAGAGCCGGCTCTAAGTGCCGTTTTGTTCATGATCGACACATCACTAGTGAGACAGCTGTGAGCAAGAATAAACCTTTCTCCTGAATCCATGTCTCTCGTGCGTCAGCAGGCATCATAAAACCCTTGCTTACAGGAGCAACATAGCAGACACCTGGTAGATGAGCAATGGGTAAGCGGGCGTATCCCTGCCACTCCAACTTGGGGGTTCAAAATGTCAGACAAGGGGCGGAGacgacaggaacaggaagtaaaaccCCCAAAACGGCACTGTCAGGAATTTGAGGATGTTTATTTCTGCATATAAGTGAGACAAGTGAACCACCACTCTGTATTAGCCTCATTGACACTGCATCCTCCATTAAGTAATAACTCACCATTTTGCTGTTCACATCCTCCACAGAGTTATTCATAATGTAATGATGTCAATCTTTCCCTTCAGGTGTACGCTCCAATTTCCGGTCAAGACAGAAGTTTCCACAGAACCCTCTTTGTGTTCTGTTGTAAAACTCCTGAGTGCTATGCTCACAGTGACAGCTGCTGCATGAAAGGTACCTGTAGGCGATATTGATGGGTCTCACAAGTAGTTACTTGTATTAAGTGTATTACTCTTCGCTCCATCAATCATGTTTTCTGActgcattgttttgtatttacttACAGTTTTTAGAAGTCAGCTGCCTCGGATGAATGACTTCTACTCATATGAGCCACCAGCAGGTTTGTGGATGTGAATCCTTCTGACACCTGATTACAGTATTAGGTGTAGTAGTTGGGAAATGTAGTTGCAGTTGTAGTTGTCCACCATTTAAGTAGATTTGAGCAGGACTTAATTGGTGTTTTTCCTTCCCATATTTGCAGAGGATGAGCCCCCTGGCCACTTGGATGCAGACCAGAGTGTGTTGCCCACATCAGGAGTTAAACTCTGTTGGGTGTGCGGTTGCCCCGGCAGCAAAGCCTGCTCTCGCTGCCACACCGTCACATACTGCGGGAAACACCACCAGACGCTCCACTGGAAGAACACGCACAAGAAGGAGTGCTCCAGCGGCCACAAGGACACATCCGCCTGCTCGTTTCTCTTCCCGGAGTTTGAGCTTTTAACAGAGCCTGAGGTGGAAGAGGAGGACAAGGGGgatgaaggagatgaggccatCACTCAGACGAGTGCAGACTTTTCCTCTTTAGCAGAAAGTAAACTCTCATATTCTGGAAaatcttaagtttagaatgtaTAATACATTATGTTGTTCTTCTTTAGACCACAAACAACACATCaatgctggttgcagccaagtagtacaCATCCATGTCTTGTTTGCAATAATGCCGCCTACCGCCACCGGAGTAGGACAGTATTTAcctcaaaatgtgaattccaatcaatcaaacatttttctttttataagcTTACCGGTAAAGAAATATACTAACTTGTTCACACATTGCAGGTCACTTTCTCTTAAGAGGAGTATAACTTGATTGAACTGGAATGGTCAAAGAGTGCTCTGTCTTCTCTTTCAGCACTAGCAGAGACAGACCTGGAAGAAATGGCCATGCATGAGACTGAGGAACACAAAGTGTTCCAGCACTTTAAAAGGAAGATTGCACCGGAGCCTCACCAGGTTTTGCGTTACAGCCGAGGCGGCTCTCCACTGTGGGTGTCGTCACAGCATATCCCATCAGATACAGACATCCCAGCATGCACCTGTGGCGCCAAGAGGACTTTTGAGTTCCAGGTTGGATGTTTTAATGGTCTTTAATGTCAAAATTCATCCTGTCCTCCAAATCCCGTAaccttgtgttgtgtgtgtgtgcacatataGGTGATGCCCCAGCTGCTCAACAGTCTGTGTGTGGACTCCAAAGGAGCCAGTATTGACTGGGGAACTCTGGCCATTTATACCTGTTCTGTCAGCTGTAGCCATGACGATCAGTACTGCCTTGAGTTCATTTGGAAGCAGGACTTCAGCTCAGACCAGCAAAGTCAAATTAAACAGCCATAAATGTCCCAATGGTCTTCGTCTCCATTTGACGTTGCAGTGCCTCATTTCCCCTCACAATATTCTTAATGGGTGTTTGTCTGACGTGGACGTGGTAGGGAGTTGTTTTAGTGCACTACAGTGAATGATAGTCACACCAGTTAGTTTCACATGTCTGCTTCATCCTAATGGTTTACTTACATTCACAGCTCTCCATATGTTTAGCACGGTACAGCTCACTGAGTTAATGATGGGTAGGGGAAAAAAGACCTGGTCTTTTCCCATATTTAAACACACCTTTACTTCCTGTATTTTCCTGTGACACCCAAACACAACATGCTGTACATCCTTGTTAAGATATACTGATCCTGTGTTTATCTTTTCAACCTTGAAGTAGTTTATATCACCGTATCTGATGGGTTAAAGGATGAGAAAGCAAATGTTtagttaaaatgtaaaaaaaaaaaaaaagcagaagtcGGTATGTACAGATTTATTGACGCATAGTGCAGAACATGGACAAATAGCATTTTGAATATCAAAACATTGAACTGCTTTTGCAAACATGGTCAGAGCAATTTCTGGTATTTAAAATGTACCTGCTAAAGATTTTACAGAACATGTTCGGGTCAAGTGCAGACACACAATCCAATGTTTAAAACATGGTTCGCAGAGGGTGGCCATCAACGCTTcagaaaatggacaaaaacataCTGGTGAGGGTGCaaatcacctttacattcaatGAAAACGGTTCAACTATTACAAATGTAACTTGTGCATGTTTGCCTGCAAAAATGGATATTACTGACAAAAAGTGCGCCACTTATTGTGACGTAGTGTGGCACTCAAGACAACTCAATTACACCAAACGCTGAAAACTTCAAACAATCGAATCAATCTGCCAGTTGAGTTGAGAGCCtaaacagtaaaaacaaaaaaacaaacacaaactgagcagaaattgataaaaaatagaaatatataaaaCTGTTTGaccattgtttaaaaaaagtcagaacTGTCGCACGGCTTTTCCTTTCAAGCTTATTTACAAGAGcatgaattaaaaaattaaaacttggGAACATCTATACTAAAAACATAGCCatgttgatgatctgaaaaaaaaaaccaaactaaTAAAGCTGCACAACTGTAGTTACAGCAGTTCACCTGTAAGGGAAAcgtttaaaaatatgaaaaacaaagaaaagggcCACATCTGGGGAAGTAGTTAGTTCTACGTGGTCTTGCGGAAACCTTTCAAGATAGGGTAGATGTTTTCAAATGCTTCATAGATTTCTCCTCTCACCTTTGCACCttgaaacaaatgcaaaagagaGAAATTATTCTACATTTGAGTCGTATTTGAATATCCACCCTGAGCACATCTAAACTGTCTCTATTCCAGCATCAACACTAGATTTTGGACAAGATACTTCAAATACACTACTGTAGGACCTATGAGACTTATTCAAAATTGATGAAAATTAGCATAACATGGGACCTTTAAATAAGTTTTCTTGTATGACTGCTGTCAGAGTGTCTTTCCAAGGCGGAGGCTGGTTACTAATGATCCTACCTGTTAGTACGACCTTCCCGGAAACGAAGATGAGCAAGACGATTCTGGGTTTGATCATTCTATAAATCAATCCTGGAAACAGCTCGGGTTCATAGCTGCAAGAAAAAAACTCTTATTTATTAAATTAGAACTTTTGGCGGATGGGTCCACCACGTATCATCTTACTGACCACTTCAACATACCTGCTAAACTGTTGATGCGTGAGTACTAAACCCTCCAGACGAATGGGGAACTTCACGTCGCAGCTGCCCACCATATTCTGAATCTTGAAGTCCAAAAACTTTGCAGGAAAACCCAGCTTTTGCACGACACGAGCGTATTTCCTGGCTGCTAACCTCGACTGCTCTTCACTACAGAACAtgacaatattttatttatgcgTGTATTTTTCAGATAAATGAATATGAAAAACAGGCTATTGTCTTGTTTTACAGGTATTTTGTCTTTTGTAGCTAAAATGCATTCTCTCTTATTAGGTTACATCTGACCTCTTTGCTCCCGTGCAGACCATCTTCCCAGAGCTGAAAATAAGAGCTGTGGTTCGGGGTTCTCGTATTCTCATGATGACTGCAGCAAAACGCTACAACACAGCAAGAAAGCAATTTAAACATGGAGACAATATGGTACTGCAGTGGAACCCACTTAACTGGACACTACTGGACTGGCTAATCAGGGATTGTTTTTTAACCCACAGAAATGTgttatttgtgtatattttatcttaattcttctgttttcatttaaTATTGTAGCGACGGGAGTACTGTGTATGGTTTTGAGGTGTGCTTCACGGTTGTGCGAAAGGGGGTGGTGGTGTTTACCTGCTAGTTAGAACAGGTCcaggagagaagaagagttaCTGAGCTGCGTTGGTCGCATTAAAGTGTGGCATGCGTCTTGCTGTAAAGCCTAAGTCACAACCTAACGTACAATTTTTTTGCCCTTCTTCAAAtccataccttttttttttgtggagaacgtagttgtggtgaccatgaaggagtaagatctcaaCACGCATGGAACACGTTTGAAGTATCTGAACGTGCATTGGCAGCACTAATTACGTATGGGGGTGGTGCACGtgtgtagcacacgacacacatacGAGCCCACAAGTGTGACGTATGAAAAAAAATttcacattttgcccaaacctgacaccagcaaaacgtacgaaagacacacttTGACCGTACGAACGACGCATGAAGAGCGTACGTTTTCTCttgcaaactgaaaaaaacataagcgcCCGTAAAGtgtgtttgacatgacaaaggaCGTCTGCGGCTGGTCTACAGCCACTCCACGACTCGAAAATCAGCACATCACGTGCGTTTCTTGCGTTTTTTTTGTGAGCCGTTGGAACCCGtatgaccggttgtgacctaggcttaggGTATACACATTACCAATGAAATGCTGATTTGTCATGCTgacatttcaatattttatactcttgtttaacagagctgctgtggtAATTTGTTGTATGCCTTGACCAGGGGTGCAACAACACAGACAATTCATGGTTCGGTTCAAATCAAATTAGAGTCATGGTTCGATATCATAccttttttaaacttgtattttacTGACATTCCCACCACTTGTTTCAAATCAAAAGTACAGTTCTTAATTTAAATGTATCTGGTGCAGTTATACCTGCCTCATTTTCTGTTGCGCATACTTAGAAGTTAGAaccataaacaacataaacagccccttgtaaaaataacaatccatgcaggagcctatcccagctgacctcgggcgagaggcagggtacaccccagactggtcgccagccaattcataaccaaaaacataaGCACACCATCACCGGCTAGCATGTCACCAACAGAGGTTTAAAAGAACctaatgtacaaaaaaatgtctatatttgtcacaattcgaAGTTAAAAACTTTCTAAAGAGATTGAAAAACAACAGAGTCATTGTGTGGGCATGATAGGCGACATTCAATAATGGCTAACATTTGTAGCTACTGTAAATTTTGCCAAATTGCGATCATTAACTGACAAATGCACGCTCACTGTAGCTTGTACTCAAATCTGGGCGGATATAATACCTGCAATACGTTCAAACGTGAGCTCCTTCTGGGTAGGTGTGGAACTccttgcatacagtcccttcaagcaggcactttttaataatattaacacGGTGGGTCGGGAATCGACTTGACATAGACGGGTTGGCGACATAAGCGGAATTgacttaagcgggttccaccGTATAAGTTGCTGTGCAGAAAATCTTGATTTAAGATTTATTTACCTTTGGGTTGTACTCTGCATTCCTGGCTCTCAATGCGATGGTCTTCAAGTCCAGTTTACAGCCTAGATTGACTGTCGACACAATGtttctgatgatgatgatgaagaggcAAACACAAAAAGACAAGTTAGTTTTTGTGACTTTTATGGATTGTTATTGATGTTCATGCAATTTAGCCCTTCTGCAACTGACAAACCGGACAAAATGATAGCCAAGTAAATATCCTAGCTCTGGCTAGGatgaaacatactgtagctgtggCACTATTCCAGAGCTCTCTGAGGCTGGCGTAGCTGGTGTGATGGGGGTCATGGGGGTCAGTGGAGTATTGTAGAGCGGGGTGTTCCCTGGCAGTGCAGTGGTGGTTGAACCTGTGACTGCCTGGGAATGGAAGAGCTGAGGAGTCTGCCCCGATGTTCCCGGAAGACCTGGGGGTGGGGAGTGTTAAGTACTCGAGCAAATCTTGAAGGGGATCCAGAAATGAAAACTGTTGTGTTCTGAAGCTGGAAGGGATTCAAGTCACCTGCATTAGCCTGCTGTGCTTGTTGTGCCgcctgttgctgctgttgctgctgtctCTGGTGTTCCTCCAGTATAGATAAGCTGTTTGTGTTTTGCACAGGTTGAGGTGTCAGGCCTGAACCATATGGCATCATGGGACTGAACATCGGCATACCTGGTGTCATGGCACCCTGTAAAAACATCACATTACGTAACAATTACAAATTACAGTAGAAAACTTTGCACAAGCTATGCAGGCAGTTTAGGTTTCCTAAGCTGTTTCCCTTTCAGTGCATCCTCCACACAAGAATCAAATCAAGAAGGTTCTTGACTTGGGatgggccggttaccggtttGAAGGTATGAAGAAGTcatggtttcaaaaccactaaaattttgCTTCTTATCGTTTCtacgatatgagagaaagtggaggtccagtgctgccactacgtggaaatactcTGTCCAGTCCTGTTATTCCTGCCCAGTTGAAACTGGGCTTCAATGTGTTGATATCACAGGCATGTGCTATGTTGCcatatgatagcacaggtgttgttagctgcctcgttaacATTGAGCAGCGCCGGTACGGCCACGCAGTTGTTGCCGTTGTCGGCCGACATATTACTCAAGTTGAGGGTCACCAAAAGTGGATATGTGATTgaggagacaggagtggaggataagtggtataaagtGTTTACTCTCCACCGAACCACAAGCAACAATCACTTAACAACATCTCAGCTGTATAACAACAATCAgatgacccggaaacggaagtttgtggaaaagtgtgacctgccactatgaaataataacgtaacattacgaattaaaaaaaatgatttatgttGTGTCCTTCTTAGATCAACTGattatatttatttgcattttgttttttactaataaaatatctattgcgttgtgacttgagttgcaggattatccacagtagactgcattgagaactgcattttatttattttttatgtcgaaagaattcagttatttttttgttatttattttaaataaatatgttccACTTCCATTGTGTtatattaccgtaatttccagtgtagttttccctcactccatcgcggttcacctttcgcagactcgctgttttgctttgctgttttgcgctgtttttttgtgtgcaattttagtacttttttttttttaacagtgtatgaatgctgttacagggcGAGCCCGACCCTTTCAGACGAATTAGCACAGGCAACGGTGtctctctctattctctctcttctgtctgcacggcccattgtcttctgcatcctgattggctgtagaccgccgtcatcaatctccttcgtgccgtctcttgttgtggtcacgGCTACCAAACTACCTAACCATGTGAGCTCCTTGCTCAGCACCAATATTGTAAACAATGGAAGAAACAGaggaagctaaccgtgtgaggaaaatacaacgacaggagcaatatgttttaacaaggattcCAAAATGCTACAGCCAAACGGCATCAtgacgaagaggcacggtcataGGAGTGAAATGCACCGccagtcacttaataatttcttgtgtccaatgtgagaaaatgtgaatgccagagaaaagtgtataaagtgtatggtgaggggttttacagccttgaaacatatataacaaataattaaatataataaaataattaatccATAAATAAttcacacataataaataaataattaaaacataTGTGATAAttgcactaggcctgggacgataataaattaattaatcacaatgaaTTGGATAATTTTGCCTGCCTCAATATCTTGTCATGTGCGTGCATGTCTATTTTCCTATTTCCTTTTCtatctcacctccaaacaggcaggaagaggattcagtCTGTGCATCGCTTTCAGCGCCTTGGCgcctttgttccatagaacaatggcattaACGTAgtgagtgcagaagagtgtaatgtaatAGAAttatattcattgtttttgccatatcgcccagccctagtcagtattcattttgtggttttaatttgatgtttggtgctttttttttttgttttctacaTCAGTAAATGACAATAGCATTAGAGTACCACAACATGACATTGCCGATGTCACGCAAACGTCTGCTGTGACAGCATTATTATGGtcaatacaacactggcatggaaacaggagctcAGAACATTCAGATAGATTTGTGCTCAATTGCAACCTCACAGAAAGTGAACAGCATGAGTTCATCCAAGCGAGCAAGGTTCATGTTGTAGATGTTCAGTGTGTATGGAAGTAGAGCCATAATTATGCAGGTGCATGTCAGAAATTTATGTTACCTGGGGGGAAGCCAGTCCCTGAAAGGCTGGTATGCTGTTGTTCTGATCCATTGCTCTAACTTGTCACGTTAGTTTACAGTCGCCGGGGgagcagtcacacacacacactggtgtgTCCAGCAGgagaaacaatatttttttggtaAAGTCAACCAATATCCACCTGGTTCGTACTGATAGTTATACCCTGCATGGGAAAGAAATAGAAATACTTGAACATATAGCAGAGATGTGGCGCGGAAAAAGTACTAGTACTCACAACTTGCTAACCACAGCATTTAGCTGAGAAGGCTCATACTTATTATtcctttttatttgatctttgtATAATTTATGTGCAAAGTGGAGACGTATATAGTTGAATGAATAGTTAgtttctaaatatttcacacagcacaaaataaaatcaattatgCATTAGCTGGCCGCTTCGCTAGTGTTAGCTGCACTCGCTAACGGCACATCAAACGTGCTGCAGGCGCAACTCAAGAGTAAACCAACGTGTGCGGCAATACAAGAGGGTGAATGCAACAGCACATATAAATGGCAACTTACGCGTATTCGGTTTGTCAATAAATCCCCATACAAATTTAATGTTATAAGCTTGTACAAGTAGTTCGTGTCATTTTCAGAGTAACTCCAGCGCGTCGGTGACTTCCGGAGGATCAAGCTTTAATTTCCGGTGTGTCAAAGGTCACAACAGACAGAAGCAAGATGGCGTCGCTGAGTGACAAATCAGTTTGGGATGAAGTCGAAGATGGAATCGGCGAAGAGGTGTTAAAAATGTCCACAGAGGAGATAGTCCAGCGAACTCGCCTTCTCGACAGTGAGATAAAGATAATGAAAAGCGAGGTACTGAGGGTGACCCACGAATTGCAAGCTATGAAGGATAAAATCAAGGAAAATACGGAGAAGATAAAGGTGAACAAAACTCTGCCGTACCTGGTGTCCAACGTGATCGAGCTGCTTGATGTGGACCCCAACGACCAGGAGGAGGACGGGGCTAATGTGGACCTGGATtcccaaagaaaaggaaaatgcGCCGTCATCAAGACATCCACCCGGCAGACTTACTTCCTGCCGGTGATTGGGCTGGTGGATGCCGAGAAGCTGAAGCCCGGAGACCTGGTTGGTGTTAACAAGGACTCCTACTTGATCCTGGAGACCTTACCTACCGAGTATGACTCCAGAGTCAAGGCTATGGAGGTGGACGAACGCCCGACAGAGCAGTACAGTGACATCGGCGGGTTGGACAAGCAGATCCAGGAGCTGGTGGAGGCCATCGTCCTTCCCATGAATCACAAGGAAAAATTTGAAAACCTGGGCATCCAGCCGCCTAAAGGTGTCCTCATGTATGGACCACCGGGAACAGGGAAGACACTTCTTGCCAGGGCCTGTGCCGCTCAGACAAAAGCAACTTTCCTGAAGTTGGCTGGTCCACAGTTGGTGCAGATGTTCATCGGAGATGGAGCCAAACTGGTGAGAGATGCCTTCGCGCTGGCCAAAGAGAAAGCCCCATCCATCATCTTCATTGACGAACTGGACGCAATTGGTACCAAGAGGTTTGACAGCGAGAAGGCAGGAGACAGGGAGGTGCAGAGGACCATGCTGGAGCTTCTCAACCAGCTGGATGGCTTTCAACCCAACATGCAGGTCAAGGTAATGCGTCCCTAGAAACAATTACACTAAAATACTTGATTACACTTGATTTATTCCATCACCTGAACTTTCTTGAGTATTGGGGAGTACATTGAGTACATTTGTGGCACTTTTCAGGAATAATAAGCCTttacatatataataatgcTTAGTTTGTGATTGttctaacaatatgtttattattgtggtgggGGATGGGCAAAATAGCACTTGTTATGAAGCAGCGgaagcaaaatggagtgcagtacttggctgcaaccagcggAGGCGCTGTGGATTCAGTCACAACCAGT
The sequence above is a segment of the Dunckerocampus dactyliophorus isolate RoL2022-P2 chromosome 3, RoL_Ddac_1.1, whole genome shotgun sequence genome. Coding sequences within it:
- the pdcd2 gene encoding programmed cell death protein 2 isoform X1, whose amino-acid sequence is MHVCGCPLIHTMSSPEVVLGFLEDAESWRLRSPQFPSKVGGKPAWLCLRDLPSLSGLECETCRLPMAFLLQVYAPISGQDRSFHRTLFVFCCKTPECYAHSDSCCMKVFRSQLPRMNDFYSYEPPAEDEPPGHLDADQSVLPTSGVKLCWVCGCPGSKACSRCHTVTYCGKHHQTLHWKNTHKKECSSGHKDTSACSFLFPEFELLTEPEVEEEDKGDEGDEAITQTSADFSSLAETLAETDLEEMAMHETEEHKVFQHFKRKIAPEPHQVLRYSRGGSPLWVSSQHIPSDTDIPACTCGAKRTFEFQVMPQLLNSLCVDSKGASIDWGTLAIYTCSVSCSHDDQYCLEFIWKQDFSSDQQSQIKQP
- the pdcd2 gene encoding programmed cell death protein 2 isoform X2, producing the protein MWNCPLIHTMSSPEVVLGFLEDAESWRLRSPQFPSKVGGKPAWLCLRDLPSLSGLECETCRLPMAFLLQVYAPISGQDRSFHRTLFVFCCKTPECYAHSDSCCMKVFRSQLPRMNDFYSYEPPAEDEPPGHLDADQSVLPTSGVKLCWVCGCPGSKACSRCHTVTYCGKHHQTLHWKNTHKKECSSGHKDTSACSFLFPEFELLTEPEVEEEDKGDEGDEAITQTSADFSSLAETLAETDLEEMAMHETEEHKVFQHFKRKIAPEPHQVLRYSRGGSPLWVSSQHIPSDTDIPACTCGAKRTFEFQVMPQLLNSLCVDSKGASIDWGTLAIYTCSVSCSHDDQYCLEFIWKQDFSSDQQSQIKQP
- the pdcd2 gene encoding programmed cell death protein 2 isoform X3; this translates as MSSPEVVLGFLEDAESWRLRSPQFPSKVGGKPAWLCLRDLPSLSGLECETCRLPMAFLLQVYAPISGQDRSFHRTLFVFCCKTPECYAHSDSCCMKVFRSQLPRMNDFYSYEPPAEDEPPGHLDADQSVLPTSGVKLCWVCGCPGSKACSRCHTVTYCGKHHQTLHWKNTHKKECSSGHKDTSACSFLFPEFELLTEPEVEEEDKGDEGDEAITQTSADFSSLAETLAETDLEEMAMHETEEHKVFQHFKRKIAPEPHQVLRYSRGGSPLWVSSQHIPSDTDIPACTCGAKRTFEFQVMPQLLNSLCVDSKGASIDWGTLAIYTCSVSCSHDDQYCLEFIWKQDFSSDQQSQIKQP
- the tbp gene encoding LOW QUALITY PROTEIN: TATA-box-binding protein (The sequence of the model RefSeq protein was modified relative to this genomic sequence to represent the inferred CDS: inserted 1 base in 1 codon) — protein: MDQNNSIPAFQGLASPQGAMTPGMPMFSPMMPYGSGLTPQPVQNTNSLSILEEHQRQQQQQQQAAQQAQQANAGDLNPFQLQNTTVFISGSPSRFARVLNTPHPQVXPGTSGQTPQLFHSQAVTGSTTTALPGNTPLYNTPLTPMTPITPATPASESSGIVPQLQNIVSTVNLGCKLDLKTIALRARNAEYNPKRFAAVIMRIREPRTTALIFSSGKMVCTGAKSEEQSRLAARKYARVVQKLGFPAKFLDFKIQNMVGSCDVKFPIRLEGLVLTHQQFSSYEPELFPGLIYRMIKPRIVLLIFVSGKVVLTGAKVRGEIYEAFENIYPILKGFRKTT
- the psmc3 gene encoding 26S proteasome regulatory subunit 6A, yielding MASLSDKSVWDEVEDGIGEEVLKMSTEEIVQRTRLLDSEIKIMKSEVLRVTHELQAMKDKIKENTEKIKVNKTLPYLVSNVIELLDVDPNDQEEDGANVDLDSQRKGKCAVIKTSTRQTYFLPVIGLVDAEKLKPGDLVGVNKDSYLILETLPTEYDSRVKAMEVDERPTEQYSDIGGLDKQIQELVEAIVLPMNHKEKFENLGIQPPKGVLMYGPPGTGKTLLARACAAQTKATFLKLAGPQLVQMFIGDGAKLVRDAFALAKEKAPSIIFIDELDAIGTKRFDSEKAGDREVQRTMLELLNQLDGFQPNMQVKVIAATNRVDILDPALLRSGRLDRKIEFPMPNEEARARIMQIHSRKMNVSPDVNYEELARCTDDFNGAQCKAVCVEAGMIALRRGATELNHEDYMEGILEVQAKKKANLQYYA